The following DNA comes from Meles meles chromosome 8, mMelMel3.1 paternal haplotype, whole genome shotgun sequence.
TGACTGCTGGGTCATGGGCAGCTCTGTCTCCACTTTCGGAGGAACGTCACATGAGGTGTCCTTTATTCGGGTCCACGAGCCAGAGAGCGGCCTCCTGGGACCGGTGCTTCCGAGCACACCGGCTGGTGCCTCTCGGGGGCAGAGCGATCCAGGCCTGGCCGGGCCTTGGTGGGTGGGCCTGGCAGGGGAGCCAGGTGAACAGATCTCGGTGTGGACACCCAGTGAGATGGAGTGAAGGCGACCTCGCCGACGTGCAGTGGAGGCCGGCAGAGGCGCCCTCCCGCCCGCCACGGCCTCCTTGCAGCCCTCGGCCTTCCCTGCAGGAAGCAGCCGCTGTGCCCATCCGGACTGCCCAGCCAGTGAGGGCAGAGCCCAGCCAACAAAAATCCCCACTTACAGCTCCCAGGTCTCTCCTTGGGATTTCTAGTTTACAGAAGCTCCCCTGCCCATCGCTCCTATAAAGGAGCATTTCTCCCCTCTGTCCTGGGAAACTGTCTATGGTTTCGTCATAGCTTGCTTGTCCCAAACTGCGTTTTTCTACTGTTCCTGAATAAGTCCATTTTGCTAAAGGCAGTTTTGCTTTTAAGGAAAACATGACTCGGTGTCAGAAGTGGGATGCAGGCGCTGCCCCCAGAGGTTCTGAGGCTGCGAGCAAACAGGTGCCAGGCCCCACAGACCCAGTCGGGCTTGCAGCTTTCTCCCCGAGCCTGGGGTCGAGGGCGAGCTCTCTCCTGGGCTGTGTTTTGAGCTCTCCAGGCTTCATTCGAGAACTTTAGATGGCGTTGTCCTTTCTCTGAGTACTCACCTGATCTTTGGTCTGACTCCTTCTTAGAGCCAGGCTGTCCCTACCGGAACTGCACTGTTTGGAAAGTTTTCTCTTCCCTCTAGGGAAAAGTCTCTCGGAAAGGGGGTCCCGGGGATCAAACGCTTTGAGGACACCTCTGCCCCCACACTCCCACACTTCTGGGGCCCCAACTTGCTCTAGGTTTCAAAACTGTGGTCCCTCCTCACGTGCATTCTTAACTAAATGGACGGACTCCACCAAAAGTAATTTACACCTTCGATGGCCATGATGGGGAACGCGCCATCTCCCCCAGTTCACTCTTCTCACCACTGAATCGGACAGCCATGTTATTTTAGTTGGTACCTGGAGGCTTCCAAACATTTTAGGGTTCAAAGAAAGTTTGCTCCCCTCTTTGGTTCGTTAATTTAGAAACAGCATTTTCCAAAGAGGCAAACAACTGAAAGAAGTCAACGCAGCCTCTGAGTCTGGCCCTCCTCACCTCCTTTGTCTCTGACAGGTCCTGCGCTCAGGCCCCGCCTGTGGAGCCATTTTCCTCTTCCCTCGGCACAGCCCCCACCTCCCTCACACCCACCGCTCATTCTAACCCTCCGCGGAGCCTCCCTTTACCTCCagactctccccacccacctcctccgTCTCCTGAGCCTGTTCACGCCTGCCGCTTCTAAGGTTCACTCTGCTGGGGCCCAGTGAACACCAATTGCTCGTGTTGCCTGGACCAAAGCTGAATTTCGAGCCATACTGGAAGAGTGTCCTAAAGGGACTGAGGACCCCCAGAATCTGCTGTAGAACCTAACATGGTCGTTCAAACTTACTGATCTGATTTCTCAGATTTATGTCGATGGGTCCATATGCTTGCCGGTGAGGGTCAGGCCAAACGCTGGACAAAACCAGCCCAATGAGAGTGCCTGAAAGGGATTTAGAGAAACAGATGCCTGAGTTTGGGCAAAGTACTAGAATACTCGCTGGAAATCTCCAGATGTTGGGGAAGGGCATCAAAGAGATGTGACCCTCAGTGGACCTGTGACCTGGACCCCAGCACTTGGAAGCTCCTCACTCCGTTCCTGCATCCTCGGATCATGGGTTCCCCTTGtgtcccccccgccaccccccacagAGGCTGCTCCAAGGACGCGGCCTTGAGAAGGTGATGTGGTGTGGTGTTGAGAACACGTGCAGGGTAGACTGGGCTGAGCCCAGTTACGGCCTCttcatacattttttaagatCTGGAGTCAGATGTGGGGATCCAGCCGTCCCGCTGCTGCCCAGGACAAGCCTTGTATGTCAGTTCCCTTGATGATGAGAACGGACACCTACGAACCTGGAGTGGCCGCCTCCTCAGTCTGTCCCTGCCCTCCGCCAACCGGGGCAGATTTGGGATCGCACCCGGGAGCTCCCGAGATGGCTGCCGGCAACATCGAGCAATTACAGGACCCTTTCCTGAGCCTGCGGACTGGAACAGACTCGGGCTTGCTCGGAGAAGCCTGATGAAGCTGTTCGTGACCATCACGATCGACTGCACACGGTCTTCAAAGAAAGTTCTTCCTCTGGATGCTAAATCCCCCCCAGGTAGCCCTTAACTCCATTACCAATGAGCCGAACCACCATCTTACAGGAACCCTTGTCCGCTCCGGACTTAGTTAATTTGGAAAACCAGCGCACTGGCATCCTAGATGACTCACCTAATAGAAAGACCACGACCACTCTCCATTTTCACCTGCAGCAAAGGTCGGCCCCTAAACAACCAGCCCCAACCCCCCGCCCTTGACGCTATTGCAAAGGGCCAGGGCACCGGGAAAGGGTCTGAGCACTGCAGCCAGCCTTCCCCGGTGTCCTCCTAATTCCTGTTGTTGGCGCTCCCACCCTCCCTGATCATCAGCGGAGAGACCATTCTCCAGATCGGGAGTCaacctctctctgtccttcttgACCCTGGGGCTCTACTCTCGGGGCCCAACCCCCTGCGGTAAAGCAGCCTCTGCCTTGAAGGTCTGAGATAGTTCAGATCTCAGGAGGTTCCTGACCCCGAGCCGACTCCCTCCGGTCGAGGCCCTTTGAGGGAAACTCGGGTTTTTCGCCTCAGTTCCTCTGCGTCTACTCCTTTACTGGACGgatatttcttagaaaaatatcttttttctcccaaaagagGGAAACAATTCTAGAATTCGACAATTGTAATCAAAATCGAGAAGCAGGgatgttccctgattctttggtCTATTTTTTATGCTCTGCCTCTGATGGTGTTGGGGCCGTCTGGGGACGCCGACGGTTAGTCCCTATCCGATCAGCTACCTTCTTCTTTACGGCAAAATCTTCAGCTGATGCTGGCGGAACCACAGTGCCCCTCCCAAAAGGACTGAAGCAGGTCCCTCAGAACTGCTCCTCAGGACGAACGAGTTCCCTGTCTGTCAGGAAGCCTTCACGCCCGTCACCGAGGACAGCGAGGCTCGGGGCCTGGTTGTCTCTTGCACTAGTCCCCGTGACACCCTAACCTACCTGGGGGAAAATCCCGCCGCTGAGGACAGAGGCTCGTCTGGGTCCTCGGAGCAGCCACGAGCGTCGCCCTGCACCCCTCCGTTCCCGACCCTCACGTTGTACAGACAGTGACTTGCACCGAAAGAAATTTTTCACCGTAAGTGACCCAGGAGGTGCATCTCCCGGGGTTCTGGTGGTGGCGGAGCCAGGGCCCTCCCGCGCTCACTGGGGAAGAACAGCAGTGCGTCTGGGCCATCGTGCCCCGGGCCTCTGCGGCCTTGTGCCCCTCACAAACCTGGAAGCTGACGCAGACAACAGAAGTTTCCTGCAGGCTCTGTTTTGTTGCCGTTCATAGATGATTTCATTCTCCGCTCCCCTGCTCAACTCTCTTCACAGGAAACGGCAGCCGCCTGTCAAAACTTTCAGGCCGAAAGGGAGACCGTGGTCTCCAGAGAAAAACCCGCAGGTCAGACTGTCACGGCATTCCAGCCCAAAACCAGGACTGCCCTTGGACCCAGACGAAAGCCCTCACGTGTCCACTCATTCTGGCAATTTGTAGGACGTTCCTCTTACGCAGCTTTGTCTTGGTTTGCTGGTGGCTCTCGTCCAACAGATGGCGCAGGAAGTGTCGTGTCCGATGCGCCCTGGCAACTCCCGTCCCACGTCTTTGAACGGCACCGGTGCTCTGGCTGCGTCGGCCCAGCCCCTCCTTCCAGCCGGTGCCCTAGCCAGGGGTAGAACCACGGACAGTCGAACCTATGGCTGGCATGTCACTGGGGGGGGGAGCTCATGATCTGGAACAGTCTGGAAACAATGAGCTGTCCTTGCCTCCAGGGGCCCCTACGTGCAGAACTTATGAAGTAGCACTCCCTTGCCAGTGGCTCTGGTTACTTTCAATATTCCCGGGCTCTCCAGACTCAACACCCTGGAGGCTGAAGGAAGCCACCCCACGGACAGGTccacaaaaaccaaaccaaaccaaaacatgGCTCCCAAAGAGACCAATAGCCAAACCTCTGGTCCAAAGGAATATTCTCCATGATATGTGGAAAAACGGACCAACAAATGCCCACCCACTGATCCCAGAGGGCGAAAAACCAGATGGGAAatctaataattgtttctttgATAGCACTCTGGTTTGGACCCAATAATAATCCGACTGTACCAGAAATCCCAAAATTCCCACGACTTACCACTGTGCAAGCATTGAACCTGGCGGAATGAcagccctggggagccagcgTTGGTGGAGAAACAGTAATAAGGCCACAGAAGTTGCCGACGTGCCGGTCCCGCCTGCCTGACGTGCAATGCGCAGAATTCCCACTCACACGAATGGAGCTCGCAGCTTCCCCATCCCCTGGAGATCAATACGCTTTCGGCTTCCGGCGCGGTTTGCTGTTCTCTCTCGGGCCCAAGTTGTCCCCGGCAGACAGGCCATGCTACTTCGGTGGCTAGGCTTCTGCTAGAAAAGATTATCCCTACCTGGGAACCCTTCCCAACCCACCGCGGCTCGGGAGTCCGTTTTACGGGTCAGGTTCCCCGACAGCTGCGTGCTGTCCCCACGGTTCTCCGCACTCCCACGTGCGGGCCACCCTCCGTCCTCAGAGCTTCTCAAAGGCGCGAGAGGCCGCGGTCAGGACTCAGGCAGCACAATCCGCAGGGGCAGAAGAGCTGCCATCGGTCCCACTGAACTTCAAATCCCTCCCTCAGGACTCACGCTCTCGCCCTTTGAGGCTGCTTGgcccctgcctcccccgccccacagCGGGTAAGAGGAGACAGGGCTCAGCACTGCAAAGGCCCAACTGCTCCCCTTACAAACAGCCATCTTTTCACTGTGTGCCCCCAGGAGACGGCGACCTTAAGTATCGTACCTTGCAAATTGGAGATTTTGTTCACGCGGAAAATCACCCGGAAGGGTTCTCTTCAACCTCTCTGGAAAGGCCCTTATCAGGAACTTTGAACCAACCCTGTGCCGCCAAATCCCAGGGACAAGCCTCTCAGAGCCACAGCACCCGTCTGAACAAAGCCCCGATCCCTGACTGCCCCTGCATGCCATCTGGTGACCTGAAAGTCAGGATTTCCTGGAGGGCTCCTGGGGAGCTCGGTCGGTGaggcgtctacctttggctcaggtcacgatcggggtcctgcgatcgagccccatgttgggctccctgctcagggcggAGTCGGCTTGCCCCTCTTTTTCTGCCGCTCTGCCCTCCCTGCTGGTGtgccctctttcaaataaataaaatcttaaaacgaaaataaaaagatttcctGGAATGGCAGCAGACAACCTCTGGCCAGACACTTTCCCAAGGTGTCCGGACAGGCCTGTGGGCCCTTTCTTGCTgttgctgcttctctctcatgGAAAGACAATGTCCTTGTCTGCGTTTCCCAAGCtactgagaaagagaaaaccttttTAGATCACGGCCTTCTGGAAACAGCTTCATCATGATCTTGCAACAGATGAACTTTTTCAGCTGTTTTTTCCTGAACGGTTAGAAGTTTCAGAATTCACAACTCTTTCTTTCATCTGAATGAGTGTCTGGCTCTGGATTCCTATCCAAGTTCATGGCCTCTGAATTTGCAACCTTACAGTCTGTCTTATTGGATAACATTTGTTTCCAAACAGTTCTTTTGACATAACAAACTGTTTTAACACATCTTTGAAGTTTTGCTATTTTTCCAAAAAGTTCATCAGCTGTTGCTTCACGTTCATACCTGCATTGTATTTCCCCAAACACACCTGATTAATTCTTTCCG
Coding sequences within:
- the LOC123948921 gene encoding uncharacterized protein LOC123948921 isoform X3, whose product is MLPAAISGAPGCDPKSAPVGGGQGQTEEAATPGTLIGLVLSSVWPDPHRQAYGPIDINLRNQIRKAEGCKEAVAGGRAPLPASTARRRGRLHSISLGVHTEICSPGSPARPTHQGPARPGSLCPREAPAGVLGSTGPRRPLSGSWTRIKDTSCDVPPKVETELPMTQQSRAGCSPKGYKCGEGARAPERLEQQRPQEPDCGQSPDVRPRTDGARMSTCRQMDGEDMVRAHRKRTQPSGETESCHLRRRGWG
- the LOC123948921 gene encoding uncharacterized protein LOC123948921 isoform X1, producing MACRGSQGSGLCSDGCCGSERLVPGIWRHRVGSKFLIRAFPERLKRTLPGDFPREQNLQFASRSLATEVAWPVCRGQLGPEREQQTAPEAESVLISRGWGSCELHSCEWEFCALHVRQAGPARRQLLWPYYCFSTNAGSPGLSFRQVQCLHSGTLIGLVLSSVWPDPHRQAYGPIDINLRNQIRKAEGCKEAVAGGRAPLPASTARRRGRLHSISLGVHTEICSPGSPARPTHQGPARPGSLCPREAPAGVLGSTGPRRPLSGSWTRIKDTSCDVPPKVETELPMTQQSRAGCSPKGYKCGEGARAPERLEQQRPQEPDCGQSPDVRPRTDGARMSTCRQMDGEDMVRAHRKRTQPSGETESCHLRRRGWG
- the LOC123948921 gene encoding uncharacterized protein LOC123948921 isoform X2 translates to MACRGSQGSGLCSDGCCGSERLVPGIWRHRVGSKFLIRAFPERLKRTLPGDFPREQNLQFARSLATEVAWPVCRGQLGPEREQQTAPEAESVLISRGWGSCELHSCEWEFCALHVRQAGPARRQLLWPYYCFSTNAGSPGLSFRQVQCLHSGTLIGLVLSSVWPDPHRQAYGPIDINLRNQIRKAEGCKEAVAGGRAPLPASTARRRGRLHSISLGVHTEICSPGSPARPTHQGPARPGSLCPREAPAGVLGSTGPRRPLSGSWTRIKDTSCDVPPKVETELPMTQQSRAGCSPKGYKCGEGARAPERLEQQRPQEPDCGQSPDVRPRTDGARMSTCRQMDGEDMVRAHRKRTQPSGETESCHLRRRGWG